From the genome of Carassius gibelio isolate Cgi1373 ecotype wild population from Czech Republic chromosome A18, carGib1.2-hapl.c, whole genome shotgun sequence:
gcatagtggtttttggatattttactgcaaatatcttcaAATATCACATCCTTATTAGTGATGTGtcattcttgaacgattcgttcattttgaacgaatctttaatgtgactcgggaagaacaaGTCATCTAGGggggtgattcgttcagtcgcgcatgcgcaatgTTATATTGGTTCTGTTCCtcagtagtaattcacctgtcagtcaatgcagtcttgagccggaaagagaattgattactgtactttttggactacaagtcgcacctgagtataagtcgcatcagtccaaaaatacataatgatgaggaaaaaaacatatataagtcacactggactataagttgcattcatttagaaccaagaaccaagagaaaacattacggtctacagccgcgagagggcgctctatgttttcagtggtagactacaggagcactgagctgcatagagcgccctctcgcggctgtagatggtaatgttttcttttggttcatttctctcggttcgtgtcaaattaattttgataaataagtcacacctgactataagtcacaggaccagccaaactatgaaaaaaagtgtgacttatagtccagaaaatacggtagttcATTGTCGGGCCTCTctggtttttgactcgttccttaatcatgtgAGAGCCCCAAACGTTAATCCAATgtagtctgagccggaaagagaattgattagttcatagttctgGTCTATCAGGTTTCTGACTCGTTACATAATCACGTGACATGACCCATACACTAAACCAATGCactcttgagccggaaagagaattgattagttcatctttcgggtcTTTGGGTTGTTTGTTCTTTTGACACgtgatgtgacaacattggctagagcaattagttaatttacaaccttccttacaaatgggtgcatagtactttttttattataattattggttGTGCTTTAAATTTTGTTTGTATAATGGCTAAATCACTTtgataaagaagatattttttctgtttgtttgttttttattttaactttatttaacttaatattatttttatattaaccctAATGCCTTGGCTATCAGACTTTATTATGTGCGATAGTCAGCATTCAAATGGAGTTTATCATAAATTAATGTTACATAAAACGCATAATATAAAATAGGCCTCCAAGAAAACATTTGTATCCATCCTAaagtcttgtaagtccattaactggTCATCTTTTTCCCATAatatgtgtatattattattattatcattagactattattattggttttatttaatatttgtttatatacattttttgcttcattttttgttaataatagcctactgtaaatgctGGACATGTCaataaagctttgattatgctgactggaatttttgatggaattcattttaaattaatatatatttcatttttattttggctaattaacagaccataattataaatactatagtgtttcactgaggaattaatcattcacgttgtttcatttctaaatgaaaacacaacacgcTCATTTATCATCACACATGGGCATAAATACAATTATAGGTTTGTTTCTGTAGAATCATGTGAAACTTGAGaccggagtaatggctgctgaaaattcagcttggccattaatataataaattacgttttattataaatattttaaaaaagaaaaaatatattttaaattataattacatttcataacattacagtttttactgtattttgaacaAATAATTGAAGTCTTGTGAGCGTAAGAgacttattttaatataactgaaTCCAAACTTATGCAATTTGGCTTTTCAAGGAAatctatctttttttaaatatgctttgattgatttattttattttacttgaaaCGTGATAAGAATACagattgaaatgaaaatgtgtcGAAACATGAGCTTGATAAAAGCTCAAGAGCTGGGTTTGTgagtaatgcaaaaataaatagcaTATCCAAACAGCTTCATTCTGTTTGCATTAGTATTATTTTCCAAGCTATCTCTGATAATACAGCTTGAAATGCGCTAAAATTACATAGTGTTGATTCCATTTCACAGTGATTTCACAAGCTCACAGTTTGAGCGCTTATATATGGCACTGCCTCGAATGAACTGTGGTGCTGATATAAATCACAACACATTAAACAAACGCACACACTCTTCCCACCATACACTACTGAAGAGCATGTTAGTCTAATGAATACTGTTTGGGGAGTAGATGATGTAAACTAAAAGCTATATGATACTGTGTACATTACTATTCATATTTTCCATCTTCCGTTTTATGACAGGGTATGCAAGGTTAAAAAGTAACCAACAGCTAGTGTAGGTGTGTGCTGAAAAGAGTTTCTCTGTATCTTGCATAACTGCACTACCAAAAAAAGTTTCAACCGATGTAGGCATAACCCACTTTGAAATGCTGTCCTGTCCTCTTGGAAATGCACCGCTGAGACATGGTATTATGAATAAGGATGGCAAATACACTATTCATCTTCTTGCTGTTCAGACACAATTAGGTAATTGTACTTGTCATGTGTATTTCTTGATTTTTGTTTATCATTTAAACAATACAAAAGGTTTTTGCCTATATTTCCTTGCAAGCTAGCTCTCATAATATCTCTTTGCTCAGCCGTTTCATGGTTTGATATCTTCCTTTTTCAGTTTAGCTTCAGACGTAGCGTATTGTATGGTCTCTTGGACCTGTCAAGTCTAACTTATGACACCTTGCTGAGCCAAGACTTGGTGTGTTTGCTAGAGACGACTCAGCAGGCTTTGTAAAAGAGTGCTGCAGAAGTTGCTGTGGCTGGCTGAAGTTGAACAATACAGATGGAAGGCCTGGCCTTGTCAGAACAAACCCAGTTTAGAAGGCACTttctttcacacacgcacacacacacacacacacacacacacacagcatcattCAGATTTGCAGATTGCACAGTAAGGGTATTCTACTGACCCCCGCCCCCAATGTCATGTGATTGTTGAAAACACAAGGCCATGTAGGCACCTTACAGCAAGCAGTTTTTTGCATCTAAAATCAGTTGTATTATGGATCAAGGATTGTACTGTGACAATACATCACCAGATGAGAAATTACCATTAAATATACTGCACATGACATCTAAAGTCATCCAAACAAAGTAGGAGAAATTTCAAGACATACAAACCATGACAACAGCTCGCAATCTCACGTCTCTTTTTAAAAGAAAGTACAATTGACAAAAGCTGGATGAAACGCAAAACTCCTTCTGCATCTTACATGCATCTCAACCCTCAGAGGCCCTAAACACTGTAactataaaatgcattatatgtaGGCATTTATGTAAGTTCTCTATATATTTCCAGCTCACCCTCATCATCATGACTGCAGGAGGACAAACAAAGGAAGGTGACTGTGGGAAGGAACTCAAACAAATGGAAATTTGGCAGTGGTGGTGGGTGAAATTTTCAATTTTCTCTCTTTCACGCCTTAATGCTTCCCCCAGAGGGCCTGAAGTGTTTGCCACATTTGTGACATTCAAGCCAAACCTCAAATCGACCACCGTGTGAGACCACCAGAGACATCAAGGGCCATGAACACCAGGCATCACCCCCATCCAGATCAAGCAGATGTGCATGATTATTAACCAATATTCTTCCAGTGAGCAAACACAGCTGGCATCTGTGATCCTTTTTTATGTTATCCCCTGTTATATACAACTAAACTAACAGTGTTTATGTCAAATGGCATTTGGGAAACAATTGGTCTATAATCACATAGGGTTTGTAATTTAAAGACTGAAAATGCAATAAAAGATTGTATTGACTACATAGAGCCATAATAAAATGATACTCATTAGACTATGATTTAGAAGCCATATCATGATTTTGTTTGCTTCGTGTTTAATATTCCCATAAGCTTCAATTTTGAAGCTGTTGTGTTTCAAAACAAGCTAACACATTTCTACAAAGACtacaaatacaacaataaaattaGTTCATGTGCATTACAAATCTAacatttgttgtagttttttttaattaaaaaaacaatggttAGGGGAAAGTATATTTGAGTAGTGTTAAAAACAcgctatcccccccccccccccccccccccccaaaaaaaaaaaaaaaaaaaaaaacagatattgaAAAATCAACCCAAACTAATTCCTGATAGAATCCGTCTCGAACGCGATTATTCTATTTCGGGTTTACTACAAACTTAAACCAGATATTTGTTGTAACTGTTTATAGAAGCTTTCGGCTGTTTCCTCGGTCTCACCTGTCAGGCTGTCGTAGCATTCGATCTCGGTGCTCTCCACCGCTCGCTGCTGCTCTTCTGTCAGCTTGGCCGCGGCTTGGTTCAGGAGGTTCACCTCGGAACCGGTGGTCCCATCGACGACATGGATCCCTTTCAACTGCAGTAGCGCCCTGTGATATTTCCCAATTGCTTCCCGGATTTTTTTCTCCTTGTAGCACCGGTGACCCTCCAGTTTGAAGTCGATCGCTTTCTGTATTTTCGCCTCCATCTCCATCTCCGCGCCGCCGACGCGATACCCTCCACCTCCGCCGCCGACGTCCCCACCCGCTGCCGCCGCCAGACTCCGGCCCCCAGCCTCCGGATAGCTTTTTAAGCTCTTGATCGAGTGCTGCTTCGCTTCCATCTCACTCAGGAAGCCATGCTGTTCCAACACGGATGCCTGTGTTCTCTTTAAGGGCTGGAGCAGCGTGCTGTGCATAAAGGATGCGAGCCAAACGGGAGCCGAAAAACAGAAGCGCGAACGGATACTAGAGGATCTTAATTCAACACTAAAGATTCCCGATTATTAAAACGCGttaacagagacaaaaaaaaaaaaaacataaacaaataggTGATCGCGGTTGTCTCTCGGTGACCAGCACGCCTTTGCACAGAGGTGATGCTGGAGCAAGGTCTCTTGCCGCCGGCGAAAGCAGCTTCAGCACCACAGACAGCGCCAGCGAGCACTAACGCGTGGCATTATGGGAAGAAATCAATCGTGAGACGATTTCAATGCTGCTAGTGGATCACGATTTACATTAAAGAGGAGCGATAAATCTGCAAACGCAGTAAAgccaaatatgaataaaaaacgcAAAGGCTGGTCATCTTTACGTCATTACGCAATTGTGCAACACTGTGTGGAATTCCTTTGGGGAAATTCAGCTTATCTGGTAGATGTGTTTTGGAACATCGTAGCAGGTCTAAGATGGCAATTAGCTGGTTGATCAGCtactaggtaaaaaaaaaaaaaaatcttacccccTTTGAGATGATATGACCAACTGGtaactgattttattattttatttttgctggttCACAAAGGTCTGCTAGTTCAAATCCGCTGAGACCAGGACAGGACAAAAAGACATGCATGAAGCATGTGAAATGTGTCCTTAAATTAGCTTCCAGATCAAAGTGGAAATAGTCTCCCTGGGAGCTTGAATGATTAATTTTCCCAgagctaaaactgaaaaaattaatTTGCTTAAAACGGACTCACccacaggccatccaagatgtagataattttttcttcatcggaacagatttggaaaaatttagcattacattacttgctcaccagtggatccactgtagtgaatgggtgccatcagaatgagtgtcAAAACAACTGATATAAACATCACAAAattccacaaataatccacacgactccagtccatcaattaacgtctagTTAAACGCTGCATTGTTGTATATTTTctgcaaatgttattttttggggggtgaactattcctggaAGTCTGCTGAAGCTAAAGAGATCATTCATTTAAAGGCTGACCAGGCAGGTTTGTTAAGAAACAGGTCATAAATAGAGACTCATGGTGTTATCCAGAAGTGTCTTAAGTTGATAAGAacataaaaagacaaataatCTTTTTTGGTGTAGTTATAAATTGTAATGCAGATACATATCTAGACTAAATTAATAACACAGCCTACCGAAAAACTGAGTCAGCATTAAGAGACAAATGTTGAACAGTGATGAACTGCTGAAGTCCTTTTACAAACTGCTCAGTGTACTGCAACACTAGAGACATAAGGGCTTATGTAGTCCTCACCATCTGCATCATCTGCTAGAGCGTTGATAGCTaaattaaatttgacattttaattcaatttaaaatataactaGAATATGCTCCAAAAGCCAGTTGTTATACGttaacaaaaatgcatttcatttacaattttataaagttcataaacaaaacaattcaagatttttctgttttatctttttatattcaATTTAGTCCCAAGACAAATAATCttaatcaatatttaataaacttaaacagttaaaatgttttatcttcctttatatttcttaaacataaaaaagcaataaaaaaacattctgcaTTTGAGATGCTTCAAATTATAATGCCTATAAAAAGAAACTTGAAACACGACAAAAAACAAAGTTTTGGTGAATTCCTATTATGACAAAGATAAGTGGTAACTGTAGTGAATAGTATAAAGGTGTGAAAACGTATCGAATACACGAGGGTCCACCTCCACGTCTGTTGATTGGCAACAGTATCACCAATGCTATATTTGCCCTGTTAGTCCAAGTAACACAGATTAACAACACAGATTTCCATTGGAAATTTGAGAGCAGGGACTTTAAAACATGGATTGTGATTGCAATTTTGTCTTCAAGCAAGGTAACAGCTGTGGTCATAAAGGGGCGGTCACGCAACACTTTTCAATTTCATTCACATGCATGTGAGTGCGGGAGACCTGAAGTGCAAGCTCATGCAAATAATTTTTGCATTTTGGGTTGTTCAAAAGTCAAATTTTTTGGTTAACTCAGACGTGCAAATTCCTATTGTGAAGACTTGTCACCAACTGAAGAAATGATATGACCTCTTAGTCTTAGCTGAATAAAAAGAACACAAACTTTAAAGCTGAAGGTTTACACAGTTGCAGGAAAAGGGAGtagattgtatgtttttattattttatttttttcattataaatatatgttaaatgttattttatgtgaCCGCAGGTTAAGGTGTATTAATGGTAATGCTCATGTGTGCAGTTTGAAGCcattaaaatgctttttctttattataaagaTCCTTCAagtgaaagggatagttcacccaaaaattaagagTCACCATTTATGCGCCCTTTTGTCCAAAAcggtgacatttttttttctgcagaacaaAAAAATAGGTTGAAGAATTGACAACCAAATCATTTCGGTTACTTTCATttaatcaaaaaacaaacaacaaattttattttgttttctacagaagaaagaaaaatcatacatttttggaatgacatgagggtgattgtATGAtcacagaattttcagttttgggtgaactatccctttataaaCTGGGGGGTGATCATTGATCATGTGCTTACTTCACTGAGGAATGTTTTTGGTAAACATATCAAATTCTTTCACCAATGTCTTTTGGCTACTGTAATGGGAAAatcttttaacattttttgaCTGAGCATTTAATGCTGGGCACCATGCATTAAAAAACTTAATTACAACCCTCTTTAATCTGGAAAACTGTTCCACTCACAGGGGCACAGTAGAGTAGTTATAAAATTAGGAAAGCAGGATAGAGCATGATTCCTATAACCAAACATAAGGACAAAAGGTATGTCCACATTGACATCTAAAACATATTGCAGCTGTCCATTTTTTCCCCCTAATATCATCAACTTATTACAGTCCATGAGGTACAGCATATCGTCTTCCCAATCCATCAAGGGTGGTCAAGGGTTTCTCCACTCACTCAAATGGAAATTCAGGTGGGTTTTAAGTTATAAAAGGGGCAAGCTGAATAAAACAGTGGTGCCCTTTCAGTTTTTTGAGTATTAGGTTTTCCGGGCACCCAGTCTCTTGAATACACTGACTGCCCCAGCATCCATCTGAGCCCCGTGAGTGTCACCTGTGCTACTACTGACCTTAGAGCTGGCCAGAGCAAAGCTGCCCTGGGCTTTGCTTCTGCTACTCGTAACGCGACTGTCCTGGGTGTCTGCAGGCTGACTGACTAGTGGGGTCGAGGAGGTAGGGTTGACTGATGGGACCTTGCCTAATCTCTGCAGTACACCCAATTTGGGTGTCCCCTCCTGGTTGGAGAAGGAAGTAGAGGAGATTGGTGGTGTGCCTTCAGATGAGGGGAGTTTGTACTTTGCACCTAGTCGACGCAGAGTGAAGGGTTTTGATCTGGAGGTTACAGTCTCTTTGTTAGAAGTGGGCAGGGGTCGTTTGAGGACGCCAGCATACTGCAGCACTGAGCCCTCTCCGTCGCTGTCATGGTCCTCGAACGCTTCTGTAACACCATCAGTCTTTTCTCCACCCTCTACATCTTCCTCTGCTTTACCCAGTCGGCTAAACACACCTGTTGGCtgctacatgaaaaaaa
Proteins encoded in this window:
- the LOC127933877 gene encoding tetratricopeptide repeat protein 9A-like; the encoded protein is MHSTLLQPLKRTQASVLEQHGFLSEMEAKQHSIKSLKSYPEAGGRSLAAAAGGDVGGGGGGYRVGGAEMEMEAKIQKAIDFKLEGHRCYKEKKIREAIGKYHRALLQLKGIHVVDGTTGSEVNLLNQAAAKLTEEQQRAVESTEIECYDSLTACLLQSELVNYERVKEYCLKVLGHQQDHFKAMYRAGIAFYHLGDYECALRYLRDAKCREPTDTNVLRYIQLTEMKMSKTGHQVRESGKESLG